From the Candidatus Zymogenaceae bacterium genome, the window ATGTCTCGGGCCAAAGAACCCACGTCTGCTACGGCCGCACCTCCGTGTCCGCCGGGGCGTCGTTAGTGATGCTTTCGCGCCGGGTGAAGCGACGGCTTGGCCGCATCACCGCCCCGGTTATCGTCATCATGTCACGGCACGATTCCATCGTCGACCCGAAGAGCGCCCGGATCGTCTATGACCGGATAGCCTCCGAGAAAAAGCGGCTGGTGATGCTGGAAAAGTCTCTGCACACCGTCACGGTGGATGTGGAGAAAGAAAAGGTGGCGGATGAGCTGGTAGGGTTTTTTAGAAAGTTTTGATATACAGAACAGAAAAGATTTCAATTAGTAACGTTTCTAATTGGCTCAAATAGATGTTTTTTATAAAGCATAATCCAACCGTACCACATGCATTCACACATAAGTAAGCTAAATACTGATCGTCAAGATTTATTCCATCTACTGTACCATGACGATCGCCAGCCTCATTACTGATGCTTCCTACTGCATTAATTATTCCGACAAGCCCCTGAATCAATTCGTGCTCAGATTGACTTTGAGCACGAATAAATCCAACGGCATCTTGTGCTTCTTGCATAAGACGATTGAGTTTGCCTGACTTGTCTGGCTTTCTTCCCCGTTCACTAATAATCGTTTTGAATATGGTTTCTAGAAGAGTTCTTGCAGCAGTTACTGCAGCCGCAGGATTTGTATTTATTCGACTATAAGCGGTCATCCAATCCTTTCTAAAAGCGGTTTCTCTTATTTTGGAAAAACTTAGACCTATTGGAGTTTTAGATATATATGAATGAAGCTCCTCGCGTAATGAAACACAAACGTCCTCGTCAGGATAAGTATATTTCGAATTATATTTAAAACAGGTGAGGTCGTTAAGTGAATAATACTGTTGTTCGGGAGTCAATGCATATACTGAATCCACAAATAATGCCTGGCGCGTAGGTTTTCTTCCGTAGTGGTCAAATGGTTTTACAAGAGGTGAATAGTTAATAAAGTATTCTGTTATTTGTTTCGCAGCAAAACCCACTTTATCGCCAGCAAATGCTCATGCAAATTTGTCTACTAAAATCCGTGGAACTGCTTGCATATTTTTACCTTATACAAATCAGCCCACCTAGTTATATATCAATAAACTATTCTTTTTAATATAACTATTGATTATTATTATAATATATTTTTGTTATTAATGCAAGCATACTTTCAAAATTTCAAAAATATTACTTGATAGTTTTAGAACACCCTCACACCCCGGAAGAACCGAAGCCTCCCTCACCCCGGTCCGTCTCGGGAAGATCGTCCGTCTCCTGGAACTCCGCCCGGGATACCGGCGCGGCGATCAGCTGGGCGATGCGGTCGCCGTTTTTGACTACGAAGGGTTCCTTTCCCTGGTTGATGAGAATGATCTTGATTTCGCCCCGGTAGTCGCTGTCGATGGTGCCGGGACTGTTCAAAATGGTGACGCCGTGCTTCAGGGCGAGGCCGCTTCGGGGCCGCACCTGGCACTCGTATCCGAATGGGACGGCCAAAGCGATTCCGGTGGGCACCGCCGCCCACTCACCCGGCCCCAGCGTCATCTCCTCTGTAAGATGGGCGGAAATATCCGCGCCGGCGGCGCCTGGGCTGATGTATCTCGGAAGGGGACCGGCATATCCCTCTTTTCTCTTGAGCAAGATTTTGATTACATTATTCATATCTCATGAGTTCTATTTAATGCTGATTTAATGCGGTATTAATACTTTATGGCTATTATATAAACATAAAACAAGTTACCTCCTGAATCGGAAACCTCTCTTGCGGGTTTCCATTTTTTTTGCCGATATCACCCTATTAGAAATATTTAATTTCCATTTAAGGTCTTTTTAATAGAGGAATGATACAAAGATAATACCTACCAAGTTTATACGTTACCTTCTTCAAGGAAAACATTTTCTGTTTTCCTTTTTTTTTGTCCGAATACCGATTGCGGGGAAGCCGGCTTGCCGGCTTCCCCGCTCTTGTTTATTCGTTGTAACGCATCGTTCGATCCGTATCGAAAGGCAGCCCCGAACACGCGATAGAACAACTCAACTCTTCCCGTCGGTTTCCCCCGAGTCGCTTTCGCCCATCAGGTATGCATTGATGGCCCGGGCGGCCTTTTTACCCGCACCCATCGCAAGGATCACCGTAGCCGACCCGGTCACGATATCTCCACCGGCAAAGACCCCCCCCCGGGATGTCTGTCCCGTCTCCTCGTCCGCCTCGATGTTTCCCCAGCGCTTTGTCTTGAGGTTCGGGGTCGTATCCGGTATCAGCGGATTGGGGCCGTTTCCAATGGCCACAACCACTATGTCGACCTCGATCTGAAACTCCGATCCCTCAATCGGTACGGGCCTGCGGCGGCCTGAATCGTCCGGCTCCCCTAATTCCATCTGAATGCACTCCACCTTCTTGACCCAGCCGTTTTCATCGCCGATATATCTGATCGGATTCGTCAACAGGTCGATCTCAATCCCTTCTTCCTCGGCGTGATGGATCTCCTCTTTCCGAGCGGGCATTTCGGCCCGGGAGCGACGGTATATCACGAACACCTTCTCCGCCCCCAGGCGAAGGGCCGTCCGCGCGCTGTCCATGGCCACGTTGCCGCCTCCCACCACCGCAACCCGCTTTCCCACCGCCACGGGCGTGTCGTATTCCGGAAACCTGTACGCCTTCATGAGATTCGAGCGGGTCAAGTACTCGTTGGCGGAGTATATGCCGTTGAGGTTTTCCCCCTCGATGTCCATAAACATCGGGAGTCCCGCACCGCTGCCGATGAACACTGCATCATAAACCTCCAGCAGATTATCCACGCTCACGAGCTTTCCC encodes:
- a CDS encoding abortive infection family protein, with protein sequence MGFAAKQITEYFINYSPLVKPFDHYGRKPTRQALFVDSVYALTPEQQYYSLNDLTCFKYNSKYTYPDEDVCVSLREELHSYISKTPIGLSFSKIRETAFRKDWMTAYSRINTNPAAAVTAARTLLETIFKTIISERGRKPDKSGKLNRLMQEAQDAVGFIRAQSQSEHELIQGLVGIINAVGSISNEAGDRHGTVDGINLDDQYLAYLCVNACGTVGLCFIKNIYLSQLETLLIEIFSVLYIKTF
- the dut gene encoding dUTP diphosphatase; translation: MNNVIKILLKRKEGYAGPLPRYISPGAAGADISAHLTEEMTLGPGEWAAVPTGIALAVPFGYECQVRPRSGLALKHGVTILNSPGTIDSDYRGEIKIILINQGKEPFVVKNGDRIAQLIAAPVSRAEFQETDDLPETDRGEGGFGSSGV
- the gltA gene encoding NADPH-dependent glutamate synthase — protein: MDNKERMKIPRQKMPEQDPKERGKNFDEVPYGYDIDLALTEAARCIQCKKPGCVAGCPVEIDIPGFIKLITEGEFVAAARKIKEDNALPAVCGRVCPQEDQCEAGCVLGKKGEPVAIGRLERFAADYERTHGKVALPEIPPATGKRVAVVGSGPAGLTVAGELRLLGHDVTIYEALHKPGGVLVYGVPEFRLPKDIVQAEVDYIQELGVKIEMDTVVGKLVSVDNLLEVYDAVFIGSGAGLPMFMDIEGENLNGIYSANEYLTRSNLMKAYRFPEYDTPVAVGKRVAVVGGGNVAMDSARTALRLGAEKVFVIYRRSRAEMPARKEEIHHAEEEGIEIDLLTNPIRYIGDENGWVKKVECIQMELGEPDDSGRRRPVPIEGSEFQIEVDIVVVAIGNGPNPLIPDTTPNLKTKRWGNIEADEETGQTSRGGVFAGGDIVTGSATVILAMGAGKKAARAINAYLMGESDSGETDGKS